The genomic interval TCACTTTTTTTTATAGATAGCCAGAATTCTTTGTCTAATTTTGATTGCTCTTTTTGTTCCTTACTTAAATGACCATATTTATTAAATCCTTTTTTCTCAGGTTTATCAAATTCAAGAATAAATTCGTGCATATTATTTATCAAAATTCCACCCGGGTATGGGTATGTTCCAAAATGAGCACGAACCGCATTTGTTTTATGCCATATAATATCCCGTTTAAAAATAAATCCAATTTTTTCACATATATCTATTGTTCTCCCAACTAAATTTAAAGTTTTAAAACTACCATTTCCAAGTCGTAAAGGGAGATTCATAATGTTTATAAATGCTTTTCTTCCTGGTTGTAATACTCTATAAACTTCTTTCCATACTATACTTATTTTGTCAAACCACTCATCAATATCATGAATATTGCCAAGGTCATTTTCTATAGGTTTTCTTGAATACATTTTTGTATCAAAATATGGAGGCGAAGTTATCATTAGATGAGTACTATTATCAGGTAAATCACTCATTAACATTGAATTTTTTACAAATATTTTTTGAATTGTCCCAT from bacterium carries:
- a CDS encoding site-specific DNA-methyltransferase, with the protein product MRFDLKELKKYEEKFKNKFHTNKIKVNDVNIIEINGTIQKIFVKNSMLMSDLPDNSTHLMITSPPYFDTKMYSRKPIENDLGNIHDIDEWFDKISIVWKEVYRVLQPGRKAFINIMNLPLRLGNGSFKTLNLVGRTIDICEKIGFIFKRDIIWHKTNAVRAHFGTYPYPGGILINNMHEFILEFDKPEKKGFNKYGHLSKEQKEQSKLDKEFWLSIKKSDVWVMKPQGSGDRRNHIAPFPYELPYKLIKAFSYIGETVLDPFVGSGTTLLASADLKRNGIGYEIVPEIANDAIICLKNYQPKLW